From the Anopheles coustani chromosome X, idAnoCousDA_361_x.2, whole genome shotgun sequence genome, one window contains:
- the LOC131268786 gene encoding uncharacterized protein LOC131268786 codes for MSMAVYKGSKAWHMRLTFERLSGGCNLHRCKLCGKVVTHIRNHYHVHFPGRFECPLCRATYTRSDNLRTHCKFKHPMFNPDTRKFENMLSPTMASQAAAAAAAISAAAAAANSSFKPDFSAAAAVANSFKSEQFANYALGSFKSDFPPIPSSTAAAAAAAVAAAVAAGGGGGGGSVSGGILSGVGDGGGGGGGGGGSGIVGGDGGGGGGGNDGIGGGGSGDGRSAGGGGGISIGSLVGLGSASATAGAGNLGSGGAMVGSGGMFGGSGRGGDGNGGGSCGDLSD; via the exons GCTCCAAGGCCTGGCACATGCGGCTGACCTTTGAACGGCTCTCAGGCGGTTGTAATCTGCATCGCTGCAAGCTTTGCGGCAAAGTGGTCACCCACATACGCAACCATTACCATGTGCACTTTCCGGGCCGCTTCGAATGTCCACTCTGCCGGGCGACCTACACCAGAAGCGATAATCTGCGCACGCATTGCAAGTTCAAGCATCCGATGTTCAACCCCGACACCAGAAAGTTCGAAAACATGCTCTCCCCCACCATGGCGTCGCAAGCGGCTGCGGCGGCAGCAGCCATTTCGGCAGCGGCTGCCGCCGCAAACAGCAGCTTCAAGCCCGATTTTTCTGCTGCGGCCGCGGTGGCGAACAGCTTCAAGTCGGAGCAGTTTGCCAATTACGCCCTGGGCTCCTTCAAGTCCGACTTCCCCCCAATTCCGAGCTCGAccgcggcggcggcagcggcggctgTGGCGGCGGCGGTTGCGGC tggtggtggtggtggaggtggtagtGTGAGCGGTGGTATCCTTAGTGGCGTcggtgacggtggtggtggtggtggcggtggcggtggcagcGGTATTGTTGGCGGtgatggtggaggtggaggaggcGGAAATGATGGTATtggaggtggtggtagtggcgATGGCAGAAGTGCTGGTGGAGGCGGTGGTATCAGTATAGGCAGTCTAGTAGGCCTGGGTAGTGCATCGGCCACCGCCGGCGCCGGGAACCTCGGTAGCGGCGGTGCGATGGTGGGGAGCGGCGGGATGTTTGGTGGCAGTGGGCGAGGAGGAGACGGTAATGGGGGTGGTAGCTGCGGCGATCTATCCGACTGA
- the LOC131268787 gene encoding FMR1-interacting protein NUFIP2-like has protein sequence MPVQRDVFESFLYNPHPRRRLPFPTAFSLQQLQRRQHHHHHHPHHHHAHQPPHPQQRQRMAKSRRHHHHRSSYPQLASSLYHHRRSIVSATSSATATGQHHHSAASRHAKQPSKRPSSASAAAVNIISDTTISTTTTTAATAAVVASVGALAGDSFSAPSDANTSTQPSRLCGRTSAVSVGGERLLPPGASLGQALPVAGEVVPDSRSAAGYRNQRAVVVNDLAGYTSCHMKQNRSSRRHLSSEAFEADLASSSSAQTNHGHSLAATAGGPFAPSSSEELPMRADSELVGIRRRPPYQPPDGPGGCGGGSRYEHHLSRHTSSILPSSLVSSPDGNDLPHHTHYQLHHQMSYHNMFTPSREPGTAWRCRSCGKEVTNRWHHFHSHTPQRSLCPYCPASYSRIDTLRSHLRIKHADRLNAPKFSNPPNCKLPM, from the exons ATGCCCGTCCAGCGCGACGTGTTCGAAAGCTTCCTGTACAATCCGCATCCTCGCCGCCGCCTGCCGTTTCCGACCGCGTTTTCCCTGCAGCAGTTGCAGCGccgccaacaccaccaccatcaccatccgcACCATCATCATGCGCATCAGCCGCCGCATCCTCAGCAGCGGCAGCGTATGGCGAAAAGCCGgaggcaccaccaccatcggagTAGCTATCCCCAGCTGGCGTCGTCGCTGTATCATCACCGCCGTTCGATAGTGTCGGCCACCAGTAGTGCCACCGCCACGGGTCAACATCACCATTCTGCCGCCTCGCGACACGCCAAACAGCCGTCGAAGCGCCCGTCGTCGGCCTCAGCAGCCGCCGTCAACATCATCAGTGACACGACGATCAGTACTACCACCACAACCGCCGCCACCGCTGCCGTCGTCGCCAGCGTTGGCGCCCTTGCGGGGGACTCCTTTTCGGCGCCGTCCGACGCTAACACCAGCACTCAGCCGTCGAGGCTTTGCGGCCGGACGTCGGCTGTTTCCGTTGGAGGGGAACGGTTGCTGCCGCCGGGTGCCAGCTTGGGACAAGCGCTTCCTGTTGCCGGCGAAGTCGTGCCGGACAGTCGAAGCGCAGCAGGGTATCGCAATCAGCGTGCAGTGGTAGTAAATGATCTGGCAGGCTACACCTCCTGTCACATGAAGCAGAACCGCTCGAGCCGCCGCCACCTGTCGAGCGAAGCTTTCGAAGCCGATCTTGCTTCCAGCTCCTCCGCCCAAACAAACCACGGTCACTCACTTGCGGCTACAGCCGGGGGACCATTTGCTCCGAGCTCCAGCGAGGAGCTACCGATGCGGGCGGATAGTGAACTAGTTGGCATCCGTCGTCGTCCTCCCTATCAGCCGCCCGATG GGCCGGGGGGATGTGGAGGAGGCAGTCGGTACGAACATCACTTATCACGTCACACCAGCAGTATCCTACCATCCAGTCTTGTCTCATCGCCCGATGGTAACGATCTTCCGCACCACACGCATTATCAGCTGCACCATCAGATGTCCTACCATAACATGTTCACGCCGTCGAGGGAGCCCGGCACTGCCTGGCGCTGCCGTTCGTGCGGCAAAGAGGTCACCAACAGATGGCACCACTTCCATTCGCACACGCCCCAGCGTTCCCTTTGCCCGTACTGTCCGGCGTCCTACAGTCGAATCGATACCCTCCGATCGCACCTCAGGATCAAGCATGCCGATCGGTTGAACGCGCCCAAGTTTAGCAATCCCCCGAACTGCAAGCTGCCGATGTAA
- the LOC131269775 gene encoding TWiK family of potassium channels protein 18 gives MIRQRSSVRSRGSSSTTISDPRERMKDCCRKFVAFMCTQVGVGGLIVAYALIGAASFVKIEGREPNPLMEHVNALQRNCAAELWNVTEQLNLFNSSMWYYEADLVLKRHQDELADAIRRGYDYHSPEKMWSYSAALMFCLAVFTMIGYGNLVPRTPWGKGATVIYATFGIPLYILYFMNMGKVLASTFKWIYTWLHECSHRSDEELALEDGSGLAGPRKRIIVPSTACLWVITIYIATGTVMFAEWEKWSYLDSAYFCVTSLCKIGIGDLVPGTGEEETKTSKLVINFIYMLLGMGLVAMCYILMREEVRIKLQEIKEDTRLCMEDLSAKFAKCCGTKDSQYYD, from the coding sequence ATGATCCGGCAACGCTCGTCGGTGCGGAGCCGCGGCTCCTCGTCGACGACGATCAGCGATCCGCGCGAGCGGATGAAGGACTGCTGCCGCAAGTTCGTGGCGTTCATGTGCACACAGGTCGGCGTGGGGGGGTTGATCGTGGCGTACGCGCTGATCGGCGCCGCCAGCTTCGTGAAGATCGAGGGCCGGGAGCCGAACCCGCTGATGGAGCACGTGAACGCGCTGCAGCGGAACTGCGCCGCCGAGCTGTGGAACGTGACCGAGCAGCTGAACCTGTTCAACAGCTCGATGTGGTACTATGAGGCGGACCTGGTGCTGAAGCGCCACCAGGATGAGCTGGCCGACGCGATCCGGCGCGGCTACGACTACCACTCGCCGGAGAAGATGTGGAGCTACTCGGCGGCGCTGATGTTCTGCCTTGCCGTCTTCACGATGATCGGCTACGGCAACCTGGTGCCGCGTACGCCGTGGGGCAAAGGCGCCACCGTCATCTACGCCACGTTCGGCATCCCGCTCTACATCCTGTACTTCATGAACATGGGCAAGGTGCTGGCGTCGACGTTCAAGTGGATCTACACCTGGCTGCACGAGTGCAGCCACCGGAGCGACGAGGAGCTGGCGCTCGAGGACGGCTCTGGGCTGGCGGGGCCCCGCAAGCGCATCATCGTGCCGTCCACCGCCTGCCTCTGGGTGATCACCATCTACATTGCGACCGGCACGGTCATGTTCGCCGAGTGGGAGAAGTGGTCCTACCTCGACTCGGCCTACTTCTGCGTGACCAGCCTGTGCAAGATCGGCATCGGCGATCTCGTGCCCGGCACCGGCGAGGAGGAGACCAAAACCAGCAAGCTGGTCATCAACTTCATCTACATGCTGCTCGGCATGGGCCTGGTCGCTATGTGCTACATCCTGATGCGGGAGGAGGTGCGCATCAAACTGCAGGAGATCAAGGAGGACACGCGCCTCTGCATGGAGGACCTGAGCGCCAAGTTCGCCAAATGCTGCGGCACCAAGGATTCGCAGTACTACGACTGA
- the LOC131269764 gene encoding mitochondrial protein C2orf69 homolog, with protein sequence MSNIRCNEPPATATTSLAGKDTDGDTGPSIAQFQPQPQQQQQQPQQLATAAGAPVDTSKGNPCRINGVKGYQNRTNSIIYCPPLLRTNPQKDKCSAIIYFGGDVQDIPEKMESNRDNKNYIKWNLENTALLLRESFPQSHIIVVRPMRMEYSTFSCFDNFVRGNNAGIPDHTPMHFSLQHLEELLINLTKKLTKPILDQEFLHKLLAASSSKSLASDMSCKQSNNVDLLQSDIYDSAGGDSTNESDLTDLLWWRENLNLDKASLKLIGFSKGCVVLNQFIYEFHYYKTLTPDDSTMMRLVSRITDMYWLDGGHGGGKNTWITSRSLLETLCRLCINVHVHVTPYQIQDDHRPWIRKEEKAFTDLLKRLGASFDRHLYPSEANSTNLYTHFDVLNRFRQHQMNIFTQQLHQTSQQPIVQHTAPGAYRSDAAPDVTDNREYAPDESALHKDAMETEEAGDDAPPSESALQEIEHDADMHDN encoded by the exons ATGAGTAACATTCGCTGCAACGAGCCACCGGCGACCGCAACCACGTCCCTTGCCGGTAAGGACACCGACGGCGACACGGGCCCGTCCATCGCACAGTTTCAgccgcagccgcagcagcagcagcagcaaccacaACAACTGGCCACCGCCGCTGGAGCACCGGTCGACACCAGCAAGGGTAACCCGTGCCGGATAAACGGGGTGAAGGGGTACCAGAACCGCACGAATAGTATTATCTACTGTCCGCCGCTGCTGCGCACCAATCCGCAGAAGGACAAATGTAGcgcaataatttatttcggaGGCGATGTACAG GACATTCCGGAGAAGATGGAATCGAACCGGGACAACAAGAACTACATCAAGTGGAACCTCGAGAACACGGCGTTACTGCTGCGGGAATCGTTTCCGCAATCGCACATCATCGTCGTGCGTCCGATGCGGATGGAGTACAGCACGTTCAGCTGCTTTGACAACTTCGTGCGTGGTAACAACGCCGGTATACCCGACCACACGCCGATGCACTTTTCGCTGCAGCACCTGGAAGA GCTTCTGATCAACCTGACCAAAAAGCTGACCAAGCCGATTCTGGATCAGGAATTTCTCCACAAGCTGCTAGCCGCCTCCAGCTCGAAATCGCTCGCCAGCGATATGTCCTGCAAGCAGTCGAACAATGTCGATTTATTACAG AGCGATATCTACGATTCCGCTGGCGGCGATTCGACGAATGAGAGTGACTTGACGGATTTGCTGTGGTGGCGCGAAAATCTTAACCTAGATAAAGCTAGTCTCAAGCTGATCGGCTTCAGCAAAGGCTGCGTCGTGCTGAACCAGTTCATCTACGAGTTTCACTACTATAAAACGCTAACGCCCGACGATAGCACGATGATGCGCCTGGTGTCCCGCATTACCGACATGTACTGGCTGGACGGTGGCCATGGCGGTGGCAAGAACACCTGGATCACGTCGCGAAGCCTGCTAGAGACGCTCTGTCGGTTGTGCATTAACGTGCACGTGCACGTGACACCATATCAGATACAGGACGACCACCGTCCGTGGATCCGGAAGGAGGAGAAAGCGTTCACCGACCTGCTGAAGCGACTCGGGGCGTCGTTCGACCGCCACCTGTATCCGAGCGAGGCCAACTCGACCAACCTGTACACGCACTTCGACGTGCTCAACCGATTTCGGCAGCATCAGATGAACATCTTCACCCAGCAGCTGCACCAAACATCACAGCAACCGATTGTTCAGCACACCGCGCCCGGCGCCTACCGGTCGGACGCGGCGCCGGACGTCACCGATAACAGGGAGTACGCGCCGGACGAGTCAGCGCTGCACAAGGACGCGATGGAGACGGAGGAGGCCGGCGACGATGCACCGCCGTCGGAGTCCGCGCTGCAGGAGATCGAGCACGATGCCGACATGCATGACAACTGA